One stretch of Lachnospiraceae bacterium oral taxon 096 DNA includes these proteins:
- the pth gene encoding aminoacyl-tRNA hydrolase produces MKIIVGLGNPGREYEHTRHNVGFEAIDVIASLMNVDVTEKKFKAFMAKGMYGGEKVILLKPQTYMNLSGESVRQAMDYYKVGIEDVVVIFDDVSLALGNIRIRKKGSAGGHNGIKSIIAQTGSQDFPRIKIGVGEKPKGWDLADYVLGRVGEDEAIFLNGALKEAAEAAKMMMEGEVEAAMNRYNKKKEV; encoded by the coding sequence ATGAAAATAATTGTAGGACTGGGAAATCCAGGAAGAGAGTACGAACATACAAGACATAATGTAGGATTTGAAGCAATCGATGTCATTGCCTCTTTGATGAATGTGGATGTGACAGAGAAAAAGTTCAAGGCGTTTATGGCCAAGGGAATGTATGGTGGTGAAAAGGTAATTTTATTGAAGCCACAGACCTATATGAATTTGAGTGGTGAGAGTGTCCGCCAGGCCATGGACTACTACAAGGTTGGTATTGAAGATGTAGTGGTGATTTTTGATGATGTCAGTCTAGCCTTAGGAAATATTCGCATTAGAAAAAAGGGCAGTGCAGGTGGACATAATGGAATTAAGTCCATTATTGCACAGACGGGTAGTCAGGATTTCCCAAGAATTAAAATTGGAGTGGGTGAAAAACCAAAGGGATGGGATTTAGCTGACTATGTTTTGGGAAGAGTGGGGGAAGATGAGGCCATATTCCTGAATGGGGCGTTGAAGGAGGCTGCTGAGGCAGCAAAAATGATGATGGAGGGCGAGGTTGAAGCAGCAATGAATAGATACAATAAGAAGAAGGAGGTTTGA
- a CDS encoding alpha-amylase family protein produces the protein MREEVFDQRLARYYDELKWLYCELYNNDTQAFDYFMKVLKDYYTEREDALKELDLIREASPDWFKGNDMLGMLMYTNCFAKNLKGVKENLGYIKESGVNYLHLMPLLESPEGRSDGGYAVSDFRKVDPKLGTMEDLADLARECHANNVSLCLDFVMNHTSEDHEWARKAKAGDYEYQKRYFFFDNWNIPNAFEETVPQVFPQTAPGNFSWCPEVGKVVMTTFYPYQWDLNYANPVVFNDMMANMLNLCNHGVDVIRLDAVPYIWKTLGTSCRNLPQVHTLVRIMRIATEIVCPGTLLLGEVVMGPSKVVPYFGTVEKPECNMLYNVTTMATTWHTLATHDVRLMKHQLGQVFSLPKQYVFLNYLRCHDDIGWGLDYNFLKQFGVDEVEHKRFLNAYFRGYTDYSDARGELYNDDPRLGDARLCGTTASLCGIEAAEYERDTEKLDRAIRLDIMLHAFLLTQSGIPVLYSGDEIGQLNDYSYHENPLKWDDSRYLHRGDFRWDEAKKRKQTKSREGRIFKAIQKLEKLRSKHSVFDGAADTWIVETYNDAVLGIGRYYKGEKLIALFNFSPFYQTAWIDEPEDYKDMLTNKKREAKAVEIPNHDFVWLVTKFK, from the coding sequence ATGAGAGAAGAAGTTTTTGATCAGCGCTTGGCGAGATACTATGATGAATTAAAGTGGCTCTATTGCGAGCTCTATAATAATGATACACAGGCCTTTGACTATTTTATGAAAGTATTGAAGGATTATTATACAGAGAGAGAAGATGCATTGAAGGAGTTGGATTTAATCCGAGAGGCTTCACCGGACTGGTTTAAGGGCAATGATATGCTCGGAATGCTCATGTATACGAATTGCTTTGCTAAGAATTTAAAGGGTGTCAAGGAAAATTTGGGATATATCAAGGAATCAGGTGTAAATTATCTTCATTTGATGCCACTTTTGGAGAGTCCAGAGGGAAGATCAGATGGTGGCTATGCGGTATCGGATTTTAGAAAAGTTGATCCAAAGTTGGGTACAATGGAGGATTTGGCTGACTTAGCTAGGGAATGTCATGCCAATAATGTAAGCCTTTGCCTTGACTTTGTAATGAATCACACATCAGAAGATCACGAGTGGGCGAGAAAGGCAAAAGCAGGGGATTATGAGTATCAAAAGAGATACTTCTTTTTTGACAATTGGAATATTCCAAATGCCTTTGAGGAAACCGTTCCACAAGTATTTCCACAGACAGCACCAGGAAACTTTAGTTGGTGCCCAGAGGTTGGAAAGGTTGTGATGACGACATTCTATCCATATCAATGGGATTTAAATTATGCCAATCCAGTAGTATTTAATGATATGATGGCCAATATGCTCAATTTGTGCAACCATGGTGTGGATGTTATTCGACTGGATGCAGTTCCATATATTTGGAAGACATTGGGAACTTCATGTCGAAATCTTCCACAGGTTCATACCCTTGTTCGCATTATGAGAATTGCAACAGAGATTGTTTGTCCAGGAACTCTCCTTCTCGGTGAAGTGGTTATGGGACCAAGTAAGGTTGTTCCATATTTTGGAACCGTAGAAAAGCCAGAGTGCAATATGCTTTATAATGTAACGACAATGGCAACGACATGGCATACATTGGCCACACATGATGTGCGATTGATGAAGCATCAGCTCGGACAGGTGTTTTCACTTCCAAAGCAGTATGTCTTCTTAAATTATTTGCGTTGCCACGACGATATTGGTTGGGGACTCGATTACAATTTCCTCAAGCAATTTGGTGTAGATGAGGTGGAGCACAAGAGATTTTTAAATGCTTACTTTAGAGGATATACTGATTATTCAGATGCAAGAGGAGAGCTATATAATGATGACCCTAGACTTGGTGATGCAAGACTTTGTGGAACAACGGCATCTCTTTGTGGAATTGAGGCAGCAGAGTATGAAAGGGATACAGAAAAATTAGACCGTGCTATTCGTCTAGATATTATGTTACATGCCTTCTTGCTCACACAATCGGGCATTCCAGTGCTCTATTCGGGAGATGAAATTGGTCAGCTCAATGATTATAGCTATCACGAGAATCCACTGAAATGGGATGATTCTCGATATTTGCACAGAGGAGATTTCCGTTGGGATGAGGCAAAGAAGAGAAAGCAGACAAAGAGCAGAGAAGGAAGAATTTTTAAGGCCATTCAAAAGCTGGAGAAGTTAAGAAGTAAGCACAGTGTATTTGATGGAGCAGCGGATACTTGGATTGTGGAAACCTATAATGACGCAGTACTTGGCATTGGAAGATATTATAAGGGTGAGAAGTTGATTGCACTCTTTAACTTTAGTCCATTTTATCAAACTGCTTGGATTGATGAGCCAGAAGATTATAAGGATATGTTGACCAATAAAAAGAGAGAAGCTAAGGCAGTTGAAATTCCAAATCATGACTTTGTGTGGTTGGTGACAAAGTTTAAATAG
- a CDS encoding LacI family DNA-binding transcriptional regulator has protein sequence MNISDIARLAGVSKATVSRYLNDGYVSSDKRENIKRIIEETGYKPSSQARTLRTKRTGMIGVIIPKISSESVSRMVEGIGSILKKKGFKLLLADTANNSKEELTYLNALKEYNVDGIILLGTVLSKQHRITIEESEVPVVVLAQQLEGSPCVYYDDFDAAKSLTDLMVKTARKIAYIGVSNKDRATGKNRYDGFMTASRENNIDTNRIITKEADYSLEAGYEQAGKILQEVPDVDTIVCATDNIALGAIKRIRELGMNIPQDIQIAGMGDSHMGMMSTPELTSIHYYYKTGGMEAAKLLLNMISGEEMVVREIKMSCKVVGRQTHRELELSS, from the coding sequence ATGAACATCAGTGACATTGCCCGCTTAGCGGGTGTATCAAAGGCAACGGTATCCAGATACTTAAACGATGGATATGTTAGCTCAGACAAGAGAGAAAACATTAAGAGAATTATTGAAGAAACAGGCTATAAGCCATCGAGTCAGGCTAGGACACTCAGAACAAAGCGAACAGGAATGATTGGGGTAATTATTCCAAAAATCAGTTCTGAATCTGTCAGCAGAATGGTCGAGGGTATTGGCAGTATTTTAAAGAAAAAAGGATTTAAACTACTGCTTGCTGACACTGCGAACAATTCTAAAGAAGAGTTGACTTATTTGAATGCATTGAAAGAGTACAATGTGGACGGAATTATTTTGCTTGGTACGGTGTTGTCAAAGCAGCATAGAATCACCATTGAAGAATCTGAGGTGCCCGTGGTGGTATTAGCACAGCAACTAGAAGGTTCTCCATGTGTATATTATGATGATTTTGATGCGGCAAAATCACTGACGGATTTAATGGTAAAGACAGCAAGAAAAATTGCTTATATTGGAGTGAGCAATAAGGATCGTGCAACGGGAAAAAATCGCTATGATGGGTTTATGACCGCATCAAGAGAGAACAACATCGATACAAATCGGATTATTACAAAGGAAGCAGATTACAGTCTAGAGGCTGGATACGAGCAGGCAGGGAAAATTTTACAGGAAGTTCCAGATGTGGATACCATTGTCTGTGCAACAGATAATATTGCTCTTGGGGCAATTAAAAGAATTAGAGAGCTTGGCATGAATATCCCTCAAGATATTCAGATTGCGGGCATGGGCGATAGCCATATGGGAATGATGAGTACACCAGAGTTAACTTCAATACACTATTACTACAAGACTGGTGGCATGGAGGCGGCGAAACTCTTGCTCAATATGATTTCTGGAGAAGAAATGGTAGTGCGAGAAATTAAGATGAGTTGTAAAGTTGTCGGAAGGCAGACGCATAGAGAGTTGGAGCTTAGCTCATAG
- a CDS encoding septum formation initiator family protein translates to MGVAKKKKNHRIVGEWSVVILIAFIASVAILFSLGNRGLHQRLEENKARLQLIAENTAKEKVRSEALKKKEERYQSDEYIEEIAREKLGLVYPDEIILKPGN, encoded by the coding sequence ATGGGGGTTGCGAAAAAGAAGAAGAACCACAGGATAGTCGGTGAATGGTCGGTAGTCATACTGATCGCTTTTATCGCAAGTGTTGCCATTCTCTTTAGCTTGGGAAATAGAGGATTGCATCAGCGCCTCGAAGAAAATAAAGCAAGGTTGCAATTGATCGCAGAGAATACGGCAAAGGAGAAGGTTCGAAGTGAGGCACTCAAGAAAAAGGAAGAGCGCTATCAGTCGGATGAGTATATTGAGGAGATTGCCAGAGAAAAACTTGGTCTTGTATATCCGGATGAGATTATATTGAAACCGGGAAATTAA
- a CDS encoding glucose PTS transporter subunit IIA, which translates to MALNYRKCAEEIVGLIGGRDNVAQAAHCATRLRLVIKDNSKVNKEALDEVEGVQGIFESNGQLQLIIGTGTVNKVYDEFLAVTGMTAATKDDVKAAAAASAPLWRRLIKALGDVFVPILPAIVASGLMMGLVEALGKIPGLGFANTDWYQFLDMVSNTTFAYLPVVVAISAARVFGGNVFLGAVIGLCMIHTNLTNGWNAADGYKVWYLFGHIKITSTYTLGQINQLGYQGHVIPVIISVWCMCQIEKFLHKRVPEMFDLFITPLCTVLVTTLITFTVVGPIFSTAETYILAAAKILVRNPIGAMAMGALYPVTVVMGLHHMYNVIEAGMLAVPGQLNTWMPVASAANFAQFGACLAVGLKAAKQKTKVVAVPSSMSAALGITEPAIFGVNMRFFKPFICGMVGGAIGAFFAAISKIGATAYGVTGLPGYLTINNPAVYTIILAISGGIAFVGTWIFWKEDEGTAKKDAEQKEEKLENYVGSPVISCEGGEILAPVKGKVVAKTEIPDDTFAAGVLGETVGIWPDEGVLYAPFDGVISLVADTKHAIGLQSDGGMEAFLHVGVDTVAMNGDGFDALVETGDKVKAGQPILKFSKEKIKAANHPDVVVVILSNAYNYQKVKTNLEA; encoded by the coding sequence ATGGCACTGAATTACAGAAAGTGTGCGGAAGAAATTGTTGGTCTTATTGGTGGACGAGACAATGTCGCACAGGCAGCACATTGTGCAACGAGACTTCGACTCGTTATTAAAGATAACAGCAAAGTCAACAAGGAAGCACTCGATGAAGTGGAAGGGGTGCAGGGAATTTTTGAGTCCAATGGTCAGCTACAGTTGATTATTGGTACAGGTACAGTCAACAAAGTATACGACGAATTCTTGGCTGTGACAGGCATGACAGCAGCAACAAAAGATGATGTAAAGGCGGCGGCAGCGGCAAGTGCACCGTTGTGGCGAAGACTGATTAAGGCATTGGGCGATGTATTTGTTCCAATTTTGCCAGCTATCGTGGCTTCTGGTTTGATGATGGGTCTGGTCGAAGCTCTGGGAAAGATTCCAGGTCTTGGATTTGCAAATACAGATTGGTACCAGTTCCTTGATATGGTTTCTAACACCACATTTGCATATTTGCCAGTAGTTGTAGCAATTTCAGCAGCGAGAGTATTTGGTGGAAATGTATTCCTTGGTGCCGTTATTGGTCTTTGTATGATTCATACGAACTTGACCAATGGTTGGAATGCAGCAGATGGATATAAGGTTTGGTACTTGTTTGGACATATCAAGATTACATCAACTTATACCTTAGGTCAGATTAACCAATTGGGTTATCAAGGCCATGTTATTCCCGTTATTATTTCTGTTTGGTGTATGTGTCAGATTGAGAAATTCTTGCATAAGCGTGTGCCAGAGATGTTTGACCTCTTTATTACACCACTTTGTACAGTATTAGTAACTACACTGATTACATTTACTGTTGTTGGACCAATTTTTTCAACAGCAGAAACTTACATCCTTGCAGCGGCAAAGATTTTGGTAAGAAATCCAATTGGTGCGATGGCCATGGGTGCACTCTATCCAGTAACGGTAGTTATGGGTCTCCATCATATGTACAATGTTATTGAGGCAGGTATGCTTGCAGTGCCTGGACAATTAAACACTTGGATGCCAGTGGCTTCTGCAGCAAACTTTGCACAGTTTGGTGCCTGCCTTGCAGTTGGTTTAAAGGCTGCAAAGCAAAAGACAAAGGTTGTTGCTGTACCATCTTCTATGTCAGCAGCACTTGGTATTACAGAGCCAGCTATCTTTGGTGTCAATATGCGTTTCTTTAAGCCATTTATTTGTGGTATGGTCGGTGGTGCCATTGGTGCGTTCTTCGCTGCAATTTCAAAGATTGGTGCGACAGCCTATGGTGTTACTGGTCTACCAGGATATTTGACCATCAATAATCCAGCTGTATATACGATTATTCTTGCGATCTCAGGTGGTATCGCTTTTGTTGGCACTTGGATTTTCTGGAAGGAAGATGAGGGAACAGCAAAAAAAGATGCAGAACAAAAGGAAGAGAAACTTGAAAACTATGTGGGTTCTCCTGTAATTAGCTGCGAAGGTGGAGAGATTCTTGCACCTGTAAAGGGTAAGGTTGTCGCAAAGACAGAGATTCCAGATGATACATTTGCAGCTGGAGTTTTGGGAGAGACTGTAGGTATCTGGCCAGACGAAGGCGTTTTATATGCACCATTTGATGGAGTGATCAGTCTCGTGGCTGATACAAAGCACGCCATTGGATTACAGAGCGATGGTGGTATGGAGGCATTTTTGCATGTCGGTGTAGATACGGTTGCAATGAATGGTGATGGCTTTGATGCCCTTGTGGAGACTGGAGACAAGGTAAAGGCTGGTCAGCCAATTCTTAAGTTCTCAAAGGAAAAGATTAAGGCTGCAAATCATCCAGATGTTGTGGTTGTTATCCTCTCAAATGCCTATAACTATCAGAAAGTAAAAACAAATTTAGAGGCATAG
- a CDS encoding HU family DNA-binding protein, producing MNKAELITAIADKAGITKKDAEAALKAFTDTVAEQLQKKEKVQLVGFGTFEVSERSEREGKNPRTKETMIIPASTAPKFKAGKALKDIVNQ from the coding sequence ATGAATAAAGCAGAATTGATTACAGCAATTGCTGATAAGGCTGGAATTACAAAGAAGGATGCTGAGGCAGCATTGAAGGCATTTACAGACACCGTTGCAGAGCAACTTCAGAAAAAAGAAAAAGTTCAACTTGTTGGATTTGGAACATTTGAGGTATCAGAAAGATCTGAGAGAGAAGGAAAGAATCCAAGAACAAAGGAGACAATGATTATTCCAGCAAGTACAGCTCCAAAGTTTAAAGCGGGTAAGGCATTAAAGGATATCGTAAATCAATAG
- a CDS encoding HAD family hydrolase, giving the protein MEKLIFLDIDGTLTPAGTNVPPDSALEAIRRAQKNGHKVFLCTGRNLDMLKPLLVYGFDGVVGSSGGYVTYKDKVIVDIPMRKEQLDTALELLHKKGVFCTIEGKDGSFGDEDLKELLDGTEGGNSEIERWRKALSENLGIKPMSQYDGQPIYKVVIMARQEQQIDECRQALEKDFQFVIQDVPAHGCVNGELVNRQFDKGRGIQKIAEYLNVPLSDTFGFGDGMNDVEMLETVGTAVCMENGSETLKTYADYICPSVTDDGIYKAFEKFGLI; this is encoded by the coding sequence ATGGAAAAGTTAATCTTTTTAGATATTGATGGAACCTTGACACCGGCAGGAACCAATGTCCCGCCAGACAGTGCACTGGAGGCCATTCGCAGGGCACAAAAAAATGGTCATAAGGTATTTCTTTGCACAGGAAGAAATTTAGATATGCTAAAGCCACTTCTTGTCTATGGATTTGATGGTGTTGTAGGCAGTTCTGGTGGTTATGTCACTTATAAGGACAAGGTCATTGTTGATATTCCAATGAGGAAGGAGCAGCTAGATACAGCACTTGAGCTTCTTCATAAAAAAGGTGTGTTTTGTACGATTGAAGGTAAGGATGGCTCTTTCGGCGATGAGGATTTGAAAGAACTTTTGGACGGCACAGAGGGCGGAAATTCGGAGATTGAGCGCTGGAGAAAAGCACTCTCTGAAAATCTTGGCATCAAGCCAATGTCTCAATATGATGGACAGCCAATTTATAAAGTTGTGATTATGGCCAGGCAGGAGCAACAGATTGATGAGTGTAGACAGGCACTGGAAAAGGACTTTCAATTTGTCATTCAAGATGTTCCAGCCCATGGTTGTGTCAATGGCGAATTAGTCAATCGCCAATTTGATAAGGGAAGAGGCATTCAAAAGATTGCAGAGTATTTGAATGTTCCACTTTCTGATACCTTTGGGTTTGGTGATGGAATGAATGATGTAGAGATGCTTGAAACTGTGGGAACAGCAGTGTGTATGGAGAATGGCTCTGAGACATTGAAGACCTATGCCGACTATATTTGTCCGTCAGTGACCGACGATGGAATCTACAAAGCATTTGAAAAATTTGGTTTAATTTAA
- a CDS encoding RNA-binding S4 domain-containing protein, whose protein sequence is MRIDKFLKVSRLIKRRTVANEACDAGRVLVNGNAVKASYTVKVGDVIEILFGGKSVKVEVLALADTTKKDEAKELFKYL, encoded by the coding sequence ATGAGAATAGACAAATTTTTAAAAGTTTCCCGTCTGATTAAGCGCAGAACAGTGGCCAATGAGGCCTGTGATGCAGGAAGAGTTTTAGTCAACGGCAATGCTGTGAAGGCATCCTATACGGTGAAGGTGGGAGATGTGATCGAAATTCTTTTTGGTGGAAAGTCAGTAAAAGTCGAGGTACTCGCATTGGCAGATACAACCAAAAAAGACGAAGCAAAAGAGTTGTTTAAGTATCTCTAA
- the spoVG gene encoding septation regulator SpoVG, giving the protein MEITDVRIRRIDKEGKMRAVVSITIEGEFVVHDIKIIEGEKGLFIAMPSRLASDGEYRDIAHPINTETREKIQKIVLEKYEEDLLDERH; this is encoded by the coding sequence TTGGAAATTACTGATGTCAGAATCCGCAGAATTGACAAGGAAGGAAAGATGAGAGCCGTCGTTTCTATTACCATCGAGGGAGAATTTGTTGTACATGACATCAAGATTATTGAGGGTGAAAAGGGGCTATTTATTGCCATGCCAAGTCGACTTGCATCAGATGGGGAGTATCGAGATATTGCTCATCCAATTAATACAGAAACAAGGGAAAAAATTCAAAAGATTGTATTAGAAAAATATGAGGAGGATCTTTTGGACGAGAGACACTGA
- the mfd gene encoding transcription-repair coupling factor, which yields MSIFKSPLGEFIDYQDIVASIKKKEGPIQISDMADTPKAHLVAELLKEEKPWRLVVTYDETRAREIYEDLLVFGKNVWLYPAKDLLFFSADIQGNLITRERVSVWQHLLTDESGIVVTTVDGLMDKLEGYQTFREEVLTIHSDDKIDVEQLSKKLVDLGYERVTQVEAPGQFGIRGGIVDIYSMTWDVPVRIELWDEDIDAMKTFDPESQRSQDAVEELNIYPAKERETAVEESFLCYFCKEKTLIFVDEPMRVKEKAEVVEKEFQEGMSGRIESGQIKREDVVDLFGAREILERLSLPITICMTALEHPIKEIPIKKNFMLASQIVPSYHNALDRMISDLNKYRRENYRVVLLTPSRTRAERIAQSLREYQFIAKIATQDDEVVECGEILVAHGNLHKGFAYLQCKFVVLSESDLFGGQKRKRGKQKTGHQGSKISSLSELSIGDYVVHEDHGLGIYRGIEKIERDHIIRDYIKIEYAGKDSCYIPATKLDLIQKFAGSQAKVPKLNKLGGGEWEKTKKRVKAAVENIAKELVMLYAARESGRGHFYAKDSQWQKEFEEMFPFEETTDQKNAIADIKNDMEAGKIMDRLVCGDVGYGKTEVALRAAFKAIQEGKQVIYLVPTTILAQQHYHTFVQRMKEFPVRVDLLCRFNTVTEQKKTIQDFKDGWVDIIVGTHKVLSKALVAKDLGLIIIDEEQRFGVKHKEKLKQLRENVNVLTLTATPIPRTLHMSLVGIRDLSVLEEPPIDRQPIQTYVMEQHDEIIKEAIRRELARRGQVYYVYNRVNNIAEVSAHVQSLVPDATVAYAHGQMAERELEKIMLEFINGEIDVLVSTTIIETGLDIPNANTMIIQDADHLGLSQLYQLRGRVGRSSRTSYAFLLYRRGKLLNAEAQKRLKAIREFTELGSGIKIAMRDLEIRGAGNVLGAEQHGHMQAVGYELYCKLLGVAVRALKGEEVEKEEFETSVDVDISAYIPSSYIKNEEQKLDVYKRIASIETLDDYLDMQDELLDRFGEMNSAVDNLLTVARVKSLAHNVYITEIKIEKQEVHMQFYPKAKVNLEKLPELLEAFSPELSIRHGEEVELIYRQRKKQTDCTNSLEKTLEIVERMNTLLLKVQNSLTKESKKDIN from the coding sequence ATGAGTATATTTAAAAGTCCCCTTGGGGAATTTATTGATTATCAAGATATTGTAGCATCCATAAAGAAGAAGGAAGGTCCCATACAAATTAGTGATATGGCGGATACGCCAAAGGCTCATCTAGTGGCTGAACTTTTAAAGGAAGAAAAGCCATGGCGTTTGGTGGTGACTTATGACGAGACAAGAGCGAGAGAGATTTATGAGGATTTACTCGTCTTTGGCAAGAATGTGTGGCTCTATCCTGCAAAGGATCTCCTCTTTTTTTCGGCAGATATTCAGGGCAATCTCATCACAAGAGAAAGAGTGAGTGTGTGGCAGCATCTCTTGACAGATGAGAGTGGCATTGTGGTGACCACGGTGGATGGATTGATGGACAAGTTAGAAGGGTATCAAACATTTAGGGAAGAGGTACTCACCATTCACAGTGATGACAAAATTGATGTGGAACAATTGAGCAAAAAATTGGTCGATCTTGGCTATGAGCGTGTGACCCAAGTAGAAGCACCGGGACAATTTGGCATTCGAGGAGGCATTGTTGATATTTATTCGATGACTTGGGATGTGCCTGTGCGCATAGAGCTTTGGGATGAAGATATTGACGCAATGAAAACTTTTGATCCTGAGTCCCAGCGCTCACAGGATGCAGTAGAAGAATTGAATATTTATCCAGCGAAGGAAAGAGAGACAGCAGTAGAAGAATCCTTTTTGTGCTATTTTTGCAAGGAAAAGACATTGATTTTTGTCGATGAACCTATGCGTGTGAAAGAAAAGGCAGAAGTTGTCGAGAAGGAATTTCAGGAGGGAATGAGTGGGCGAATTGAGTCTGGGCAGATCAAGAGAGAAGATGTTGTCGATTTGTTTGGAGCAAGGGAGATTTTAGAGAGGCTATCTCTACCGATTACGATCTGTATGACAGCATTAGAACATCCAATAAAAGAAATTCCAATAAAGAAAAATTTTATGCTTGCATCACAAATCGTTCCCTCCTATCACAATGCACTTGATCGAATGATTTCTGATTTGAATAAATATAGAAGAGAAAATTATCGTGTGGTTCTTCTCACACCGTCAAGGACAAGGGCAGAGAGAATTGCTCAGAGCTTGAGAGAATATCAATTTATTGCCAAAATCGCCACACAGGACGATGAAGTTGTTGAGTGTGGTGAAATTTTAGTTGCACATGGAAATTTGCACAAAGGTTTTGCTTATTTGCAATGTAAATTTGTGGTTTTATCGGAAAGCGATCTCTTTGGGGGACAAAAGAGAAAGAGGGGAAAGCAAAAGACAGGGCATCAAGGAAGTAAAATTAGTTCTTTGAGCGAATTGTCGATTGGTGACTATGTGGTACACGAAGATCATGGGCTTGGTATTTACAGAGGAATTGAAAAGATTGAAAGAGACCACATTATTCGGGATTATATTAAAATTGAGTATGCGGGTAAAGATAGTTGTTATATTCCAGCGACGAAACTTGATCTCATCCAAAAGTTTGCAGGGTCTCAGGCCAAAGTGCCAAAGCTTAACAAACTCGGTGGAGGAGAATGGGAAAAGACAAAGAAGAGAGTAAAGGCAGCGGTAGAAAATATTGCCAAGGAGCTGGTGATGCTCTATGCAGCCAGAGAATCGGGGCGTGGACATTTTTATGCCAAGGATAGTCAGTGGCAGAAGGAATTTGAGGAGATGTTTCCCTTTGAAGAGACGACGGATCAAAAAAATGCCATTGCCGATATAAAAAACGATATGGAAGCGGGAAAGATTATGGACCGCCTGGTGTGTGGCGATGTTGGCTATGGAAAGACAGAGGTAGCTCTTCGAGCTGCATTTAAGGCAATACAGGAAGGAAAGCAGGTCATCTATCTTGTGCCGACAACCATTCTTGCCCAACAGCACTACCATACCTTTGTGCAAAGAATGAAGGAATTTCCTGTGCGAGTTGATTTACTTTGTCGCTTCAATACAGTCACGGAACAAAAAAAGACCATTCAAGACTTTAAAGATGGATGGGTGGACATTATTGTGGGAACACATAAGGTGCTCTCCAAGGCTTTAGTGGCAAAAGATTTGGGATTGATTATTATTGATGAGGAGCAGCGCTTTGGTGTAAAGCACAAGGAAAAGCTAAAACAACTGAGAGAAAATGTCAATGTGTTGACTTTGACAGCTACACCAATTCCAAGGACACTACATATGAGTTTGGTGGGAATTCGAGATTTAAGTGTCCTAGAAGAGCCCCCAATTGATCGTCAGCCAATTCAGACCTATGTCATGGAACAACATGATGAAATTATTAAGGAAGCAATTCGTAGAGAGTTGGCAAGGCGAGGACAGGTCTATTATGTATACAATCGAGTGAATAATATTGCAGAAGTCAGTGCACATGTTCAAAGTCTTGTTCCTGATGCGACCGTTGCCTATGCTCATGGTCAGATGGCTGAGCGAGAACTTGAAAAAATTATGCTCGAGTTTATCAATGGGGAGATTGATGTCCTTGTTTCAACTACCATTATTGAGACAGGTTTGGACATTCCTAATGCCAATACAATGATTATTCAAGATGCAGATCATTTAGGACTTTCTCAGCTTTATCAATTGCGCGGGCGAGTGGGAAGAAGCAGTAGAACTTCTTATGCGTTTTTATTGTACCGCAGGGGAAAACTCCTCAATGCAGAGGCACAAAAGAGACTAAAGGCAATTCGAGAGTTTACAGAGCTTGGCAGTGGCATAAAGATTGCGATGAGGGACTTGGAGATTCGAGGAGCTGGAAATGTGCTGGGAGCAGAGCAACATGGACATATGCAGGCTGTGGGTTATGAACTGTATTGTAAGTTGCTCGGCGTTGCTGTGCGTGCACTCAAGGGAGAAGAAGTAGAAAAAGAGGAATTTGAGACAAGCGTCGATGTGGATATTAGTGCCTATATTCCATCATCTTATATTAAAAATGAAGAACAAAAATTAGATGTATATAAGCGCATTGCCTCAATTGAGACTTTGGATGACTATCTGGATATGCAAGATGAATTGCTTGATCGATTTGGAGAAATGAATAGTGCAGTGGACAACTTACTTACGGTAGCGAGGGTAAAAAGCTTGGCTCATAATGTTTACATTACAGAAATTAAAATTGAGAAGCAGGAGGTACATATGCAATTTTACCCAAAAGCAAAAGTAAATCTGGAAAAACTTCCAGAACTTTTAGAAGCATTTTCTCCAGAATTGTCGATTCGTCACGGCGAAGAGGTAGAACTGATTTATCGGCAGAGAAAGAAACAAACAGATTGTACAAATAGCCTAGAAAAGACATTAGAGATTGTAGAGAGGATGAATACCCTACTGTTAAAAGTGCAAAATAGCTTGACAAAGGAGAGCAAAAAAGATATAAATTAG